TTGCAGCTTATAATTCTTGAAAAAGTCGACACAAAGCATATCCCCCACCAATCGATCGGCGACCTGCACCTTCCACAGCAACGATCCATCGATTCCCAAGAGGTAAACCTTATTGGAAATGTCTTGAAACGCCAGTTCGGCAGCCTTTGTTTTGTGATTTTTGAAGACAAAAGGACGCGAAGCAAGCAAGGTATCGGCGCGGAAGGTCCACTCCGCAGCAGTGGTGTTGTCCTTCTTGCCTGCCCTCGTAGAGAGGAATACATTGGTAAAGAGCTTCCCCTTGAGCGATCGTAGCTGAATGCCAAGACCACCAATGTTATCGAATATGCAGGTATGTTTGCTCAGCTCCTTTTCGAGTGGACTGTCGGCAAGCAGCTGTAGCAGCGATTTGCCTTCGGCGGGATTGAAGAAGAAGAAGACATTCCCCATGGAGGCCGCATACTGACTAATTGAGCTATAGGATGGACTATTCTTTAGCTTATCGGGCGAAGCCATGGCTTCGAGGAAGAACTTTGCTCCAGCCGGATCGGAAATTGTAAAAAAGTAGTTTTCGTAGAATCCCGCAGCAACCTCATCGAATGAAAAGAGCAGGTTTCCAAAGATTGCCTTGGAGAAATCGGTAAACGAAAGCTTGTATATGGGTAGCTTCTCGCCTCCCACCGTTACATCACCCGCCGACGACGAAACATTAACTTCGCGTGTGTAGTTGGAGAAATTCTCCTTTGCTAGCACACGAGCGGTTTCGGCATCGCCAAGTGTATAGAGATTTACCCAGCATCCACCGTTCTCGAGGCTCTCGTTACGGTAGAAAAGACTAGTTACCACTGCGGGTTTTGCTACACGAAAGAACCGTTCGATATCGAATCGATGGTCGTTGGAAAGCACCTTAAGGCGCAAATTGTGATTGTATAGCTTATTATCCTTATCGAGATTGCTCTTGATATTGGACGATAAATCGTTGAAGTCGGCAATCCCGTAGCTTACAAAGCAACCAACCGAGGCTGGAAGGGCATCGGCAATGGTAACCGGCTGGGGATCCTGATTTAAAAAAATGCGGAAAAGTTTGTTGGTAGAGTCGCTTGCCATGCTAAACCCATTTCCAATAAGAGCGTCGGGACGGGTAAACCCATCGAGGGCAATCCAATCGGTGAGGGTATTCAACACCTTTATCTGACGCATTTGGGAGTTAAGGAGCAGTGGCTGTATGAGGCTGGAGAACTTCGCACCATTTACCATTATATTAATCGCCGATTTATCGCCAAGGGTATTCCAAAGCGATTTGAATGCGGGGCTACGGATTAAGGATTCGCCGGAGGCCAGCTGCCGAATGGATGTTTCCACAATAAGACGGCTGGAAGAGATAATGGCAAGGCGGTTGCATATGGTGTAGTAAAAATCGAAAGGAAAACCAGTACCTGGCACAACATGCACGATGGTGCTGCCTTGATATTCGCCTTTTGCCATTTTTGCGCCCTTGCCTATGAGGTAGGCATCGAGCGAAGCAATGGTATGATCGCGCAAATCGGGAGGGAGCTGGATGTAATAGCCCATGCGGTTGCCCCCTTTGCCCAAAGCATGTATCGACACGAAAAGATTGGAGGAAGTAAACAGTGTGTTTAATGCATCGTTGCCGAGAGCGAGACTTTTGGCCGTTTTGTGGTTACGAACAAATTCAGCAAACCAATCGACCTCATCGAAGATGGAACCAACCCCCTCAATTTCCTGTTGGAAGTTGATGAGCTTATCGGCACTGGGGAAGCGCATCACCACAACAGCATCGGTGGGGATAGCCGCAATGGGCTCGCCCGAATTTTCGCTGTTATAAAAGATGGTAAAAAGGAATCCGATACCTAATAGCAGCACTACGAATGCTATGGCAATATAAATAATAGACCTACGCGACATACTGTTTCTCTATATACCTTACAAAGTTAAGGTTTAACCCCACCACTTCAAAAGAAAATGAAAGAAAGGCGATGAAAAGGATTGCGTGACTCAAGAATAGAACCATTTAACGATTCCACGTTTGAATAGGATTCGTCCTACTTAGTGTTGGATGCTAACAAATACTGCTAAGTTTGAATATAACTGGCAAGATTAATATGATTCGATGACATAAAAGGTTGATCGCCGCTATGCGGCATTTTTCCTATTTCTCCGATAAAATCGGAATCTCCGTGTCACTCCGACTTTTCCCTTGATGGATAAGATACAAAAGATCAAGCCTTGCCTGCTCGCCGACCCTTTTCGGCCTTGCGAGCTAAAACGGCGAAACTTGCTGCGCTAAGTTTGTATAAAAAGGGGAACTAGTTTGGAATTAAGGCGCGAAGTACTGGCCTACTCACCAACAATTAGGAATAAACCGAAGTAAAGCCTAAAATACTATAATGATCAGAAATTAGCCAGAAAAAGAAATTAGGATAAAGGCGAAACACTGAGAAATGCCCCATCTATTGTTGGCAAATAAGGTATAGCGTCTTACAGCGAAATAAACCAACAACCGTTGCTAGTTCTCCAATTCTTCCTATCTTTAAGGCACTTGCAAATGAGTAACCCATCGTTTAGGTAGTTATTCCTACAATAACAATTGTACATGGATAGAATTACATATTTACGAAAACCCCAATTCGTATCAGTATTACTGCTTTTTATACTTGCCTTGCCTATCCAGGCTAGACCCCAACCTGTATCCCCAGCCAATCAATCGGATTCCATCATAATGTTCGGTGGGGATTTCGAATACCCACCCTTTGAATACTTAAATGCGGAAGGAAAGCCGGAAGGGTTCAACATTGACATAGCCAGGGCCGTTGCAAAAGAGATGGGGCTCAATATCAACATAACGCTGGGACCTTGGTCGGAGGTTCGAAAAAACATTGAGGCTGGCAAAACGGACGCACTAATGGGGATGTTCTATTCCTCCGAACGTGACAAGAAGGTTGATTTCTCCATTCCACACTTCATCGCCTCCTACTCTCTTTTTGTGAGGGATGGTTCTGAGATAAAAGGATTGAGTGATCTAAAAAGCAGCACAGCCATTGCACAACTAGGCGATTTAGGCCACGATTACCTAGTAGAGACACAGGTAGCAAAAAACATTATCACCAAGAGCAACTGGGTGGAGACCCTCAAATCGCTCTCGAATGGAGAGGGCGATTGTGCGATAGTCTCGCGGATTCAAGGGGTGATTTTAATAAAACAACTCAACCTAAAAAACATTCACTCGGTAGGGCCTCCTTTCCTGCAACGGAAGTATTGCATGGCAGTGAAAGAGGGAAACTCGAACTTACTAGCAAAATTCAACGAAGGGCTGAGTATCCTAAAAACAACAGGAGAATTTGATGAGATCTACGAGAATTGGTTCGGACTCTATGAAAGAAAAACAATGTCGACATGGGAAGCACTATCCTTTCTTGCATGGTTCTTACTTCCTTTGGTTGGAGTAGCATTGCTCGGCGTTGCATGGCTCTGGATGCTTCGGAAACAAGTACGACGAAAAACACTGGAATTACAGTTGGAGGTAAAGGAGCGTCAATTGAACGAACAGAAGTTGGTGGAAAGCAAGCACCAATTAAAACTACAAAACGAAGAGTATGAAACGCTTTACCAATCAGTAAAAAAGCAAAATGCCATTATTGAAACCATAAACTCGCAGTTGGTGCAAGCCAAAGAAAAGGCAGAAGAGAACGATCAACTGAAATCGGCGTTTCTGGCCAACATGAGCCATGAAATACGAACACCATTAAATGGGATTGTGGGATTCTCCGCACTTTTATCCAATGGGAATTTATCTCAAATTAAACGAGATCAGTATGTCGCTGTTGTAACCAACTGTTCTGATAGGTTACTTACACTTTTAACTGATATTCTCGACATTTCAAAAATAGAAACAGGCCAAATTACATTGACGTTTAGCCCGGTCATGCTGGATGAAGTTTTTTCGGAAGTCTTTACGCTCTTCTATCCACAAACCGAACTGAAGAAAATAGAATTAACCTATACCGGCATGGACGACCAATCGTCAATTATGGTTTACACCGACAGACAACGTCTCTTTCAAATACTGATTAATCTACTCAGCAATGCAATGAAATTCACCTACTCAGGAGAAATATCATTTGGATATAAGGTTGATGGATCGCAAGTTTGTTGCTTTGTAAAGGATATGGGAGTGGGT
The sequence above is a segment of the Williamwhitmania taraxaci genome. Coding sequences within it:
- a CDS encoding transporter substrate-binding domain-containing protein encodes the protein MDRITYLRKPQFVSVLLLFILALPIQARPQPVSPANQSDSIIMFGGDFEYPPFEYLNAEGKPEGFNIDIARAVAKEMGLNINITLGPWSEVRKNIEAGKTDALMGMFYSSERDKKVDFSIPHFIASYSLFVRDGSEIKGLSDLKSSTAIAQLGDLGHDYLVETQVAKNIITKSNWVETLKSLSNGEGDCAIVSRIQGVILIKQLNLKNIHSVGPPFLQRKYCMAVKEGNSNLLAKFNEGLSILKTTGEFDEIYENWFGLYERKTMSTWEALSFLAWFLLPLVGVALLGVAWLWMLRKQVRRKTLELQLEVKERQLNEQKLVESKHQLKLQNEEYETLYQSVKKQNAIIETINSQLVQAKEKAEENDQLKSAFLANMSHEIRTPLNGIVGFSALLSNGNLSQIKRDQYVAVVTNCSDRLLTLLTDILDISKIETGQITLTFSPVMLDEVFSEVFTLFYPQTELKKIELTYTGMDDQSSIMVYTDRQRLFQILINLLSNAMKFTYSGEISFGYKVDGSQVCCFVKDMGVGIEPEYLDKIFGRFSQGNPTHPNQGGTGLGLAIVKSLVTLLGGKIWVESEVGRGSTFFFTLPLQPKQDK